The DNA region CACCGTGGTGCTCGGGCTGCGTCTTGCCCCGGAGCGCGCGGCGGTGCGCCAGCTCGCGGCGCTGGGCATCGCCCCCTCGCGCGTCACTACCATCGTGGCCACCCATCTGCACCTGGACCACATCGGCGGATGGGTGGACTTCCCCGGGGCGGAGCTCGTCTGCTCCACGGCCGAGCTCGAGGCGTTCTCGCGCCGTTCGGGGCTCTCCGGCTATCGCGCGGGCGATCTCGCCGGAAAGCCTCCGCCGCGCGCGGTGACCCTCGACGGTCCGGCGGAGCTCGGGTTTCCGTCGAGCCACGACCTCTTCGGCGACGGTCAGGTCCTCTTGCTGGAGGCGAACGGGCACACGCCGGGTCACGTGGCCGTCGCGCTCCAGGGGGCGGAGCGGCTGTACGTTCACACCGGCGACGCGGCCGACCAGCTCTGGGAGTATGGACTCGAGCCTCCGGGGCCGTCGCTGCAAGGCCGGGTCATCGGCTGGAGCACCGAGGAGCTACGAAGGACCTACGGGTTTCTGCGCGCGTGCGAGGCCGATGCGCGGCGGCCGGTGATCGTTCCGACCCACGATCGGAGCGTGTTCGAGCGGATTCCGCACGGGCCGCGTCCAGGATAGGGGAGGGGGCTGGGCGCCGGGGAGCGCTCTAGGCCCTACTTCGCGGCCGGAAGCCCTTCGGCGAGCTTGGGGTGCAGCTCGGCGAACATGCGCTCGAGCGCGGCCGGCAGGAAGACCTCCTTCGCGGCGCGTCCCGGCTTGTAGGTCGCGATGGTGACCCAGGGGCCCCAGCCGACCTGCGCGGCCACGTCGCCGAACCACGACTTGGACTGGTAGTAGGGACGCGCGCGGAAGACGAGCTGCCCGTCCTTGCGCACCAGCTCCGTCTCCACCTTCTCGCAGAAGATGGTGCGGAAGTTCATCACGCTCAGCTCGCCCTTGAAGATCTGGTCCGCGCCGCGCTGGATCCACCCGGCGGCGAGCACCAGCTCCTCGGGGCTCTGCTTGACGAGCTCGGCTGCCCGGCGCCGGATGGCCTGCCACCGCGGCGTCGCCTCTTTTTTGAACCCGGCGGGCTCCAGGTTGAAGGTGACGACGCGAACGGCGTGCGCCGCCAGGTTGTCCCACGAGGAGCCGGTGGTGTGCCCGTAGGCCTGCGAGGTGAAGCGGGTGCGAAGCTGGGTGGACGGCGTGCTCTGGGAGGGGTCGAGGTAGAACATCCGCGGGTCGTCCTGCAGGAACCCCGTGACGAGCGTGCCTCGGCCGAAGAGGGCGCCGAGCCCACCGACGCGCCGGCGATACTCGACGGTGGTGGGGGTCCTGTCCCAATAGACCGACCGCGCCACGCCGTCCGAGAGCTCCTGCCGCTCGGGGCCGGGGGCGCCGCCCCGCGCCAGGGCGGCGGACGAAACGAGAGTCAGCAGCGCGACCGGAGCCAGCCATCGGGTCATGGGGTCCTCCTGGCTAGGCTGCATTGCACCCGGGAGGCCAAGCACCGGCGCTGTGATTGCACGTGCTTGGCCCTGAGCGGCGGGCCGGGCGTGACGGGAGGCGTCGCACTCTCTGCTCGGTAATCGGAAAGGGAGCGTCGCCGGAGCGCCCAAGGGGACAATCGCCCACGGCGACCGTTGCTCGGACGATGGGTTTCAGACGAAGATGCCGCGCATCAGCTTCGGGGCGGCCCAGGCCAGCATCTTCCGGGGGATTCGGAGGCCAAGCAGTGAGTCGAGCACGGACAGAGCCGGCCGCCGCGGTGAGCACCGGGAACGGCGGTCGCACCTTCGCGAGCTTCCGCGAGGTCGCCGACTTCCTCTGGCAGAACGCCGAGCGCATGCGCGGCGCCTACAAGCCCAACGAGTACGACAAGGTCATCCTGCCGCTGCTCGTGGTCAGGCGGCTCGACTGCGTGCTCGCGCCGACCAAGGAGAAGGTGCTGGCGCGCCTCGAGGCCCTGAAGGGCAAGGGCATGAAGTCCTCGGACCCGGCGGTCGATGTGGCCCTCCGCAAGGTCACCGGCGTGCCGTTCTTCAACACGTCCCGGCTCGACTTCGCGACGCTCAAGGGCGATCCGAACCACATCGCGCAGAACCTGCGCGCGTACCTCAAGGGATTCTCGCCGAGCGCGCGCGACATCATCGAACAGTTCAAGCTCGACGAGCAGGTCTCCCGACTCGACGAGGCGAATCTGCTCTACCAGGTGATCGGCCTCTTCGCCGAGGTGAACCTCCACCCCGACGCGGTCCCGAACCACGTCATGGGCAGCGTCTTCGAGGAGCTGATCCGGCGCTTCAACGAGAAGAAGAACGAGGAGGCCGGGGACCACTACACCCCGCGCGAGGTCATCCGCCTCATGGTCGACCTCCTGTTCATCGAGGACGACGACGCGCTTCGCAAGCCCGGCATCGTGCGCACGCTCTTCGATCCGGCCTGCGGCACGGGCGGCATGCTGTCGGTGGCCGAGGAGTACCTGCGCGAGCTGAACCCGAACGCCCGCCTCGAGGTCTTCGGCGAGGAG from Deltaproteobacteria bacterium includes:
- a CDS encoding MBL fold metallo-hydrolase; translation: MQDVFFLDCGTFDVPTFAVAPRGRGWGRSQLSLTVGVAVRESGDVVLVDCGFSEKTCEGPRRSIGAVYTVVLGLRLAPERAAVRQLAALGIAPSRVTTIVATHLHLDHIGGWVDFPGAELVCSTAELEAFSRRSGLSGYRAGDLAGKPPPRAVTLDGPAELGFPSSHDLFGDGQVLLLEANGHTPGHVAVALQGAERLYVHTGDAADQLWEYGLEPPGPSLQGRVIGWSTEELRRTYGFLRACEADARRPVIVPTHDRSVFERIPHGPRPG